A genomic stretch from Penicillium digitatum chromosome 4, complete sequence includes:
- a CDS encoding Glycoside hydrolase, superfamily — translation MVSFTKLVTVGLVATSAMAAPMQVKRTTSSKRGAAYNDVTTVSALTSGGAISWAYNWAGSLSGSLPSNIEFVPMLWGPKMFGGWVAAIETALSSGSSYILGFNEPDMASQANMSPSDAASYYQTYITPWSGKAKLISPAVTSSTEAGVGLDWFESFIGSCSSCGISGLAVHWYGNTADEFKSFVTTAVDTASNHGLSEVWITEFALNADVNGSADPATTAAFLDEVLPWLDSQTGVTRYSYFMCAENYLLSGNTLNAAGQAYVSA, via the coding sequence ATGGTCTCATTCACTAAACTTGTTACTGTCGGCCTCGTCGCCACCTCGGCCATGGCCGCCCCCATGCAGGTCAAGCGCACCACTTCCAGCAAGCGTGGTGCCGCTTACAACGATGTCACCACCGTTTCTGCTCTGACCAGTGGTGGTGCCATCTCGTGGGCCTACAACTGGGCCGGCTCCCTCTCGGGTTCGCTCCCTTCAAACATCGAGTTTGTCCCTATGCTCTGGGGCCCGAAGATGTTCGGTGGCTGGGTGGCCGCCATCGAGACCGCTTTGTCCAGCGGCAGCAGCTACATTCTGGGATTCAACGAGCCCGACATGGCTTCCCAGGCCAACATGAGCCCCTCGGATGCTGCCAGCTACTACCAGACTTACATCACCCCGTGGTCTGGCAAGGCGAAGCTGATTTCCCCCGCCGTTACCTCCTCCACCGAGGCTGGAGTCGGTCTCGACTGGTTTGAGTCTTTCATCGGTAGCTGCAGCAGCTGTGGTATCTCCGGTCTTGCCGTTCACTGGTACGGCAACACTGCCGATGAGTTCAAGTCCTTCGTCACCACGGCAGTTGACACTGCTTCCAACCATGGCCTGTCCGAGGTCTGGATCACCGAGTTTGCTCTCAACGCTGATGTCAACGGCTCCGCCGACCCCGCTACTACTGCTGCTTTCCTTGATGAGGTTCTCCCTTGGTTGGATTCGCAGACTGGTGTCACTCGCTACTCTTACTTCATGTGCGCTGAGAACTACTTACTCTCCGGAAACACTCTCAACGCAGCCGGCCAAGCCTACGTCTCTGCGTAA
- a CDS encoding Frataxin, with protein sequence MLSRTAPRALLVSVRPSTRTSAITSALLPRAFAIRPSSTSQFTRSFQSSPAIRKGLHPESANPPAPNPQSSSVAGAATHITEPSPLTPEEYYEYAEHYFNVLQNELEKVQEEGSEIEAEYSAGVLNISVPALGTYVLNKQPPNKQIWLSSPISGPKRYDWIVEGDYMHEKQDSRPFVNGQWIYLRDGSNLTDLLNSELTLRLPKDIYSEIVE encoded by the exons ATGCTATCTCGCACAGCCCCTCGAGCTCTGCTCGTCTCCGTGCGCCCATCCACCCGCACATCAGCCATCACTTCAGCCCTGCTTCCCCGGGCTTTCGCCATCCGCCCCAGCTCCACCTCACAGTTCACCCGCTCTTTCCAGTCCTCCCCGGCAATCCGCAAAGGCCTTCACCCAGAATCAGCAAACCCCCCAGCTCCGAACCCACAGTCGAGTTCTGTTGCCGGAGCTGCGACTCACATTACTGAGCCCTCGCCGTTGACGCCGGAGGAGTACTACGAGTACGCGGAGCATTATTTCAATGTGCTGCAAAACGAATTGGAGAAGGTACAGGAAGAGGGATCGGAGATTGAGGCCGAGTACAGT GCTGGCGTTTTGAACATCTCCGTTCCCGCACTCGGCACCTATGTACTCAACAAGCAACCACCCAACAAGCAGATCTGGCTCAGCTCGCCTATCTCCGGGCCGAAGCGGTACGATTGGATTGTCGAGGGCGATTATATGCACGAGAAGCAAGATTCGCGGCCTTTCGTTAATGGGCAGTGGATCTATCTGCGTGATGGGTCTAATCTGACCGATTTGTTGAACTCCGAGTTGACCTTGCGTTTGCCCAAGGATATCTACAGCGAGATCGTTGAGTGA
- a CDS encoding Diphthamide biosynthesis protein 3, with protein sequence MADEGLNIYDEIEIEDMTFDPNIQIYTYPCPCGDRFEIAIDDLRDGEEIAVCPSCSLMIRVIFDLADLPKADTQSTSGVAVKA encoded by the exons ATGGCCGACGAAGGACTGAACATCTACGACGAGATCGAGATTGAGGACATGACCTTCGATCCAAATATCCAGATCTATACATATCCTTGCCCTTGTGGCGACCGCTTCGAGATCGCAATCGACGATTTGCGCGACGGAGAAGAAATCGCTGTGTGCCCCAGTTGCAGTTTGATGATCCGTGTTATATTTGATTTG GCCGATCTTCCCAAAGCCGATACGCAGAGTACGAGCGGAGTGGCTGTCAAGGCTTGA